The Sebastes fasciatus isolate fSebFas1 chromosome 13, fSebFas1.pri, whole genome shotgun sequence genome includes a region encoding these proteins:
- the LOC141780441 gene encoding interleukin enhancer-binding factor 3 homolog isoform X7 — protein MPPPMRHRSMRVFMNDDRHVMAKHSVIYPTQEELESVQNMVSHTERALKAVSDWLDKQEKGTTKSDSDSADTDKESEHRDQATRSLRGVMRVGLVAKGLLLKGDLDLELVLLCKEKPTINLLKKVSENLVTQLKSITEDKYVVTQHIREASIVIKNTKEPPLTLTIHLTSPLVREDIERAASGESLSVNDPPDVLDRQKCLTALASLRHAKWFQARANGLRSCVIVIRILRDLCARVPTWAPLRGWPLELICEKAIGTGNRPMGAGEALRRVLECLASGILMAGTYAAGISDPCEKEPTDAIGHLDQQQREDITASAQHALRLSAFGQLHKVLGMDPLPSKMPKKPRSETPIDYTVQIPPSTAYAPPMKRPIEEEEGIDDKSPNKKKKKLQKKSPEEKAEPPQAMNALMRLNQLKPGLQYKLVSQTGPIHVPVFTMAVEVDGKSFEASGPSKRTAKLHVAVKVLQDMGLPTGVELKTAESVKSEEAVVAVTVEELKPIVTPIETTTAATGAANADTTDAVEGPILTKHGKNPVMELNEKRRGLKYELISETGGSHDKRFVMEVEIDGQKFQGTGSNKKVAKAYAALAALERLFPEGSLADAAKKKKGPPMHSPGFGMMGASGPGDAASPRGRGRGGRGRGRGRGFNNGGGYGQGGGFGTYGYGNNANSGYNYYNNGGTNGGGGASSSPSPGPPASTAPGSAQGSYGSYYQNDGAYTATSAAKNAKKKPPMHKGGKTPFAGSPGANSGSAGGYQSSSPPGQGSYNQYGQGYGQAKKSFNQNQNQNQNQGGTGGYSYSTAYPSQVTGGAGGSQDYSYEGFNSQSNYNSQGGGGGDGGGGAGGNNQGFGSNNSQYHNPVGYGRGDGSMNYQYR, from the exons ATG CCTCCTCCGATGCGCCACCGCTCCATGCGTGTCTTCATGAACGACGACCGCCATGTTATGGCCAAACACTCTGTCATCTACCCAACTCAGGAGGAGCTGGAAAGCGTACAGAACATGGTGTCCCACACAGAGCGGGCCCTCAAGGCCGTCTCTGACTGGCTGGATAAGCAGGAGAAGGGAACTACCAAGTCCGACTCTGATAGCGCAGACACCGATAAGGAAAG TGAGCACAGAGATCAGGCCACCCGCTCTCTGCGTGGCGTAATGAGGGTGGGCCTGGTTGCCAAGGGCCTGCTACTAAAGGGGGACCTGGACCTGGAGCTGGTGCTCCTCTGTAAGGAAAAGCCTACCATCAATCTGCTGAAGAAAGTGTCTGAAAACCTGGTTACGCAGCTCAAG TCGATCACAGAAGACAAGTACGTGGTGACCCAGCACATCCGCGAGGCCAGTATTGTCATCAAGAACACCAAGGAGCCCCCTCTCACCCTCACCATCCACCTGACATCCCCTTTGGTCCGTGAGGATATTGAGAGGGCTGCTTCTGGAG AATCGCTTTCAGTCAACGATCCCCCGGATGTTCTGGACAGGCAGAAATGCCTAACTGCCTTGGCTTCTCTCCGCCACGCTAAGTGGTTCCAG GCCAGAGCTAACGGGCTGCGCTCTTGCGTCATCGTCATTCGGATCTTAAGGGACCTCTGCGCTCGCGTCCCAACATGGGCCCCGCTTCGTGGCTGG CCACTGGAGCTGATCTGTGAGAAAGCCATTGGCACAGGGAACCGGCCCATGGGGGCAGGAGAAGCTCTGCGGAGAGTCTTAGAGTGTCTGGCTTCGGGAATCCTCATGGCAGGTACAT ATGCTGCTGGAATCTCTGATCCGTGTGAGAAGGAGCCCACAGATGCTATCGGCCACTTGgaccagcagcagagagaagacATCACAGCGAGCGCACAG CATGCCTTAAGGCTGTCTGCTTTCGGACAGCTTCACAAAGTGCTTGGAATGGACCCCCTTCCCTCAAAGATGCCCAAGAAGCCTCGTAGTGAGACTCCTATTGATTACACAG TGCAAATCCCACCCAGTACGGCGTACGCCCCACCAATGAAAAGGCCcattgaggaagaggagggaattGATGACAAGAGTccaaataagaagaagaaaaagcttCAGAAGAAAT CTCCAGAGGAGAAGGCTGAGCCTCCCCAGGCTATGAACGCTCTGATGAGGCTCAATCAGCTGAAGCCAGGTCTCCAGTACAAACTGGTCTCTCAGACCGGCCCAATTCATGTCCCTGTCTTCACTATGGCTGTAGAAGTAGATGGGAAGAGCTTTGAGGCTTCTGGTCCATCCAAACGCACTGCCAAGCTGCACGTAGCTGTAAAG GTCCTCCAGGACATGGGCCTGCCCACAGGAGTGGAACTAAAGACCGCTGAGTCGGTGAAATCAGAGGAGGCGGTTGTAGCTGTCACTGTGGAAGAACTGAAGCCAATCGTAACACCCATAGAAACTACCACTGCTGCCACAGGAGCAGCCAACGCAGACACCACTGATGCTGTAGAG GGACCAATCCTGACAAAGCACGGCAAGAACCCCGTAATGGAGCTGAATGAAAAGCGCCGCGGCCTGAAGTACGAGCTCATCTCGGAGACCGGTGGCAGCCACGACAAGCGCTTCGTCATGGAGGTGGAGATTGACGGTCAGAAGTTTCAGGGGACGGGATCCAATAAGAAGGTGGCAAAGGCTTACGCTGCCCTGGCTGCTCTGGAGCGCCTCTTCCCTGAAGGCTCTCTGGCTGATGCTGCTAAAAAGAAGAAAGGACCACCCATG CACTCGCCAGGCTTTGGTATGATGGGAGCGTCCGGACCTGGAGATGCGGCTTCACCCAggggcagagggagaggaggacgaGGTCGTGGAAGAGGCAGGGGCTTCAATAACGGAGGAGGCTACGGCCAAGGag GTGGGTTCGGAACATACGGTTACGGGAACAATGCTAACTCCGGATACA ATTACTACAACAACGGTGGCACAAACGGAGGAGGCGGGGCTTCAAGCAGCCCATCACCCGGCCCCCCAGCCAGCACAGCACCAGGATCAGCTCAGGGCTCCTACGGTTCATACTACCAGAACGACGGAGCTTACACTGCCACTTCTGCCGCGAAAAACGCCAAAAAGAAACCCCCCATGCACAAGGGAGGGAAGACGCCCTTTGCAGGTTCCCCAGGAGCCAACAGTGGATCTGCAGGAGGGTACCAGTCCAGCAGCCCCCCGGGGCAGGGCTCCTATAACCAGTACGGCCAGGGCTATGGTCAGGCAAAGAAGAGCTtcaaccagaaccagaaccagaaccagaaccaggggGGGACAGGAGGATACTCGTACAGCACTGCCTATCCAAGCCAGGTGACGGGGGGTGCTGGAGGCAGCCAAGACTACAGTTATGAAG GTTTCAACAGCCAGTCCAATTACAACTcccagggaggaggaggaggagatggtggAGGCGGCGCAGGAGGCAACAACCAGGGCTTTGGCTCCAACAACTCTCAGTACCACAACCCAGTGGGCTACGGCAGGGGAGACGGCAGCATGAATTACCAGTACAGATAA
- the LOC141780441 gene encoding interleukin enhancer-binding factor 3 homolog isoform X12 gives MPPPMRHRSMRVFMNDDRHVMAKHSVIYPTQEELESVQNMVSHTERALKAVSDWLDKQEKGTTKSDSDSADTDKESEHRDQATRSLRGVMRVGLVAKGLLLKGDLDLELVLLCKEKPTINLLKKVSENLVTQLKSITEDKYVVTQHIREASIVIKNTKEPPLTLTIHLTSPLVREDIERAASGESLSVNDPPDVLDRQKCLTALASLRHAKWFQARANGLRSCVIVIRILRDLCARVPTWAPLRGWLHPPVSLLVAKNQDGDGHIAELEASKQQSTNQWPLELICEKAIGTGNRPMGAGEALRRVLECLASGILMADAAGISDPCEKEPTDAIGHLDQQQREDITASAQHALRLSAFGQLHKVLGMDPLPSKMPKKPRSETPIDYTVQIPPSTAYAPPMKRPIEEEEGIDDKSPNKKKKKLQKKSPEEKAEPPQAMNALMRLNQLKPGLQYKLVSQTGPIHVPVFTMAVEVDGKSFEASGPSKRTAKLHVAVKVLQDMGLPTGVELKTAESVKSEEAVVAVTVEELKPIVTPIETTTAATGAANADTTDAVEGPILTKHGKNPVMELNEKRRGLKYELISETGGSHDKRFVMEVEIDGQKFQGTGSNKKVAKAYAALAALERLFPEGSLADAAKKKKGPPMHSPGFGMMGASGPGDAASPRGRGRGGRGRGRGRGFNNGGGYGQGGGFGTYGYGNNANSGYSDFVSDCYGYHEFAT, from the exons ATG CCTCCTCCGATGCGCCACCGCTCCATGCGTGTCTTCATGAACGACGACCGCCATGTTATGGCCAAACACTCTGTCATCTACCCAACTCAGGAGGAGCTGGAAAGCGTACAGAACATGGTGTCCCACACAGAGCGGGCCCTCAAGGCCGTCTCTGACTGGCTGGATAAGCAGGAGAAGGGAACTACCAAGTCCGACTCTGATAGCGCAGACACCGATAAGGAAAG TGAGCACAGAGATCAGGCCACCCGCTCTCTGCGTGGCGTAATGAGGGTGGGCCTGGTTGCCAAGGGCCTGCTACTAAAGGGGGACCTGGACCTGGAGCTGGTGCTCCTCTGTAAGGAAAAGCCTACCATCAATCTGCTGAAGAAAGTGTCTGAAAACCTGGTTACGCAGCTCAAG TCGATCACAGAAGACAAGTACGTGGTGACCCAGCACATCCGCGAGGCCAGTATTGTCATCAAGAACACCAAGGAGCCCCCTCTCACCCTCACCATCCACCTGACATCCCCTTTGGTCCGTGAGGATATTGAGAGGGCTGCTTCTGGAG AATCGCTTTCAGTCAACGATCCCCCGGATGTTCTGGACAGGCAGAAATGCCTAACTGCCTTGGCTTCTCTCCGCCACGCTAAGTGGTTCCAG GCCAGAGCTAACGGGCTGCGCTCTTGCGTCATCGTCATTCGGATCTTAAGGGACCTCTGCGCTCGCGTCCCAACATGGGCCCCGCTTCGTGGCTGG ctccaccctcccgtgtcactactggttgcaaaaaaccaagatggcgacggccataTTGCcgaactcgaagcttcaaaacagcagtccacaaaccaatgg CCACTGGAGCTGATCTGTGAGAAAGCCATTGGCACAGGGAACCGGCCCATGGGGGCAGGAGAAGCTCTGCGGAGAGTCTTAGAGTGTCTGGCTTCGGGAATCCTCATGGCAG ATGCTGCTGGAATCTCTGATCCGTGTGAGAAGGAGCCCACAGATGCTATCGGCCACTTGgaccagcagcagagagaagacATCACAGCGAGCGCACAG CATGCCTTAAGGCTGTCTGCTTTCGGACAGCTTCACAAAGTGCTTGGAATGGACCCCCTTCCCTCAAAGATGCCCAAGAAGCCTCGTAGTGAGACTCCTATTGATTACACAG TGCAAATCCCACCCAGTACGGCGTACGCCCCACCAATGAAAAGGCCcattgaggaagaggagggaattGATGACAAGAGTccaaataagaagaagaaaaagcttCAGAAGAAAT CTCCAGAGGAGAAGGCTGAGCCTCCCCAGGCTATGAACGCTCTGATGAGGCTCAATCAGCTGAAGCCAGGTCTCCAGTACAAACTGGTCTCTCAGACCGGCCCAATTCATGTCCCTGTCTTCACTATGGCTGTAGAAGTAGATGGGAAGAGCTTTGAGGCTTCTGGTCCATCCAAACGCACTGCCAAGCTGCACGTAGCTGTAAAG GTCCTCCAGGACATGGGCCTGCCCACAGGAGTGGAACTAAAGACCGCTGAGTCGGTGAAATCAGAGGAGGCGGTTGTAGCTGTCACTGTGGAAGAACTGAAGCCAATCGTAACACCCATAGAAACTACCACTGCTGCCACAGGAGCAGCCAACGCAGACACCACTGATGCTGTAGAG GGACCAATCCTGACAAAGCACGGCAAGAACCCCGTAATGGAGCTGAATGAAAAGCGCCGCGGCCTGAAGTACGAGCTCATCTCGGAGACCGGTGGCAGCCACGACAAGCGCTTCGTCATGGAGGTGGAGATTGACGGTCAGAAGTTTCAGGGGACGGGATCCAATAAGAAGGTGGCAAAGGCTTACGCTGCCCTGGCTGCTCTGGAGCGCCTCTTCCCTGAAGGCTCTCTGGCTGATGCTGCTAAAAAGAAGAAAGGACCACCCATG CACTCGCCAGGCTTTGGTATGATGGGAGCGTCCGGACCTGGAGATGCGGCTTCACCCAggggcagagggagaggaggacgaGGTCGTGGAAGAGGCAGGGGCTTCAATAACGGAGGAGGCTACGGCCAAGGag GTGGGTTCGGAACATACGGTTACGGGAACAATGCTAACTCCGGATACA GTGACTTTGTCTCAGACTGCTATGGCTACCACGAGTTTGCGACATAG
- the LOC141780441 gene encoding interleukin enhancer-binding factor 3 homolog isoform X13 has protein sequence MPPPMRHRSMRVFMNDDRHVMAKHSVIYPTQEELESVQNMVSHTERALKAVSDWLDKQEKGTTKSDSDSADTDKESEHRDQATRSLRGVMRVGLVAKGLLLKGDLDLELVLLCKEKPTINLLKKVSENLVTQLKSITEDKYVVTQHIREASIVIKNTKEPPLTLTIHLTSPLVREDIERAASGESLSVNDPPDVLDRQKCLTALASLRHAKWFQARANGLRSCVIVIRILRDLCARVPTWAPLRGWPLELICEKAIGTGNRPMGAGEALRRVLECLASGILMAGTYAAGISDPCEKEPTDAIGHLDQQQREDITASAQHALRLSAFGQLHKVLGMDPLPSKMPKKPRSETPIDYTVQIPPSTAYAPPMKRPIEEEEGIDDKSPNKKKKKLQKKSPEEKAEPPQAMNALMRLNQLKPGLQYKLVSQTGPIHVPVFTMAVEVDGKSFEASGPSKRTAKLHVAVKVLQDMGLPTGVELKTAESVKSEEAVVAVTVEELKPIVTPIETTTAATGAANADTTDAVEAARQQGPILTKHGKNPVMELNEKRRGLKYELISETGGSHDKRFVMEVEIDGQKFQGTGSNKKVAKAYAALAALERLFPEGSLADAAKKKKGPPMHSPGFGMMGASGPGDAASPRGRGRGGRGRGRGRGFNNGGGYGQGGGFGTYGYGNNANSGYSDFVSDCYGYHEFAT, from the exons ATG CCTCCTCCGATGCGCCACCGCTCCATGCGTGTCTTCATGAACGACGACCGCCATGTTATGGCCAAACACTCTGTCATCTACCCAACTCAGGAGGAGCTGGAAAGCGTACAGAACATGGTGTCCCACACAGAGCGGGCCCTCAAGGCCGTCTCTGACTGGCTGGATAAGCAGGAGAAGGGAACTACCAAGTCCGACTCTGATAGCGCAGACACCGATAAGGAAAG TGAGCACAGAGATCAGGCCACCCGCTCTCTGCGTGGCGTAATGAGGGTGGGCCTGGTTGCCAAGGGCCTGCTACTAAAGGGGGACCTGGACCTGGAGCTGGTGCTCCTCTGTAAGGAAAAGCCTACCATCAATCTGCTGAAGAAAGTGTCTGAAAACCTGGTTACGCAGCTCAAG TCGATCACAGAAGACAAGTACGTGGTGACCCAGCACATCCGCGAGGCCAGTATTGTCATCAAGAACACCAAGGAGCCCCCTCTCACCCTCACCATCCACCTGACATCCCCTTTGGTCCGTGAGGATATTGAGAGGGCTGCTTCTGGAG AATCGCTTTCAGTCAACGATCCCCCGGATGTTCTGGACAGGCAGAAATGCCTAACTGCCTTGGCTTCTCTCCGCCACGCTAAGTGGTTCCAG GCCAGAGCTAACGGGCTGCGCTCTTGCGTCATCGTCATTCGGATCTTAAGGGACCTCTGCGCTCGCGTCCCAACATGGGCCCCGCTTCGTGGCTGG CCACTGGAGCTGATCTGTGAGAAAGCCATTGGCACAGGGAACCGGCCCATGGGGGCAGGAGAAGCTCTGCGGAGAGTCTTAGAGTGTCTGGCTTCGGGAATCCTCATGGCAGGTACAT ATGCTGCTGGAATCTCTGATCCGTGTGAGAAGGAGCCCACAGATGCTATCGGCCACTTGgaccagcagcagagagaagacATCACAGCGAGCGCACAG CATGCCTTAAGGCTGTCTGCTTTCGGACAGCTTCACAAAGTGCTTGGAATGGACCCCCTTCCCTCAAAGATGCCCAAGAAGCCTCGTAGTGAGACTCCTATTGATTACACAG TGCAAATCCCACCCAGTACGGCGTACGCCCCACCAATGAAAAGGCCcattgaggaagaggagggaattGATGACAAGAGTccaaataagaagaagaaaaagcttCAGAAGAAAT CTCCAGAGGAGAAGGCTGAGCCTCCCCAGGCTATGAACGCTCTGATGAGGCTCAATCAGCTGAAGCCAGGTCTCCAGTACAAACTGGTCTCTCAGACCGGCCCAATTCATGTCCCTGTCTTCACTATGGCTGTAGAAGTAGATGGGAAGAGCTTTGAGGCTTCTGGTCCATCCAAACGCACTGCCAAGCTGCACGTAGCTGTAAAG GTCCTCCAGGACATGGGCCTGCCCACAGGAGTGGAACTAAAGACCGCTGAGTCGGTGAAATCAGAGGAGGCGGTTGTAGCTGTCACTGTGGAAGAACTGAAGCCAATCGTAACACCCATAGAAACTACCACTGCTGCCACAGGAGCAGCCAACGCAGACACCACTGATGCTGTAGAG GCTGCTCGCCAACAGGGACCAATCCTGACAAAGCACGGCAAGAACCCCGTAATGGAGCTGAATGAAAAGCGCCGCGGCCTGAAGTACGAGCTCATCTCGGAGACCGGTGGCAGCCACGACAAGCGCTTCGTCATGGAGGTGGAGATTGACGGTCAGAAGTTTCAGGGGACGGGATCCAATAAGAAGGTGGCAAAGGCTTACGCTGCCCTGGCTGCTCTGGAGCGCCTCTTCCCTGAAGGCTCTCTGGCTGATGCTGCTAAAAAGAAGAAAGGACCACCCATG CACTCGCCAGGCTTTGGTATGATGGGAGCGTCCGGACCTGGAGATGCGGCTTCACCCAggggcagagggagaggaggacgaGGTCGTGGAAGAGGCAGGGGCTTCAATAACGGAGGAGGCTACGGCCAAGGag GTGGGTTCGGAACATACGGTTACGGGAACAATGCTAACTCCGGATACA GTGACTTTGTCTCAGACTGCTATGGCTACCACGAGTTTGCGACATAG
- the LOC141780441 gene encoding interleukin enhancer-binding factor 3 homolog isoform X14 → MPPPMRHRSMRVFMNDDRHVMAKHSVIYPTQEELESVQNMVSHTERALKAVSDWLDKQEKGTTKSDSDSADTDKESEHRDQATRSLRGVMRVGLVAKGLLLKGDLDLELVLLCKEKPTINLLKKVSENLVTQLKSITEDKYVVTQHIREASIVIKNTKEPPLTLTIHLTSPLVREDIERAASGESLSVNDPPDVLDRQKCLTALASLRHAKWFQARANGLRSCVIVIRILRDLCARVPTWAPLRGWPLELICEKAIGTGNRPMGAGEALRRVLECLASGILMADAAGISDPCEKEPTDAIGHLDQQQREDITASAQHALRLSAFGQLHKVLGMDPLPSKMPKKPRSETPIDYTVQIPPSTAYAPPMKRPIEEEEGIDDKSPNKKKKKLQKKSPEEKAEPPQAMNALMRLNQLKPGLQYKLVSQTGPIHVPVFTMAVEVDGKSFEASGPSKRTAKLHVAVKVLQDMGLPTGVELKTAESVKSEEAVVAVTVEELKPIVTPIETTTAATGAANADTTDAVEAARQQGPILTKHGKNPVMELNEKRRGLKYELISETGGSHDKRFVMEVEIDGQKFQGTGSNKKVAKAYAALAALERLFPEGSLADAAKKKKGPPMHSPGFGMMGASGPGDAASPRGRGRGGRGRGRGRGFNNGGGYGQGGGFGTYGYGNNANSGYSDFVSDCYGYHEFAT, encoded by the exons ATG CCTCCTCCGATGCGCCACCGCTCCATGCGTGTCTTCATGAACGACGACCGCCATGTTATGGCCAAACACTCTGTCATCTACCCAACTCAGGAGGAGCTGGAAAGCGTACAGAACATGGTGTCCCACACAGAGCGGGCCCTCAAGGCCGTCTCTGACTGGCTGGATAAGCAGGAGAAGGGAACTACCAAGTCCGACTCTGATAGCGCAGACACCGATAAGGAAAG TGAGCACAGAGATCAGGCCACCCGCTCTCTGCGTGGCGTAATGAGGGTGGGCCTGGTTGCCAAGGGCCTGCTACTAAAGGGGGACCTGGACCTGGAGCTGGTGCTCCTCTGTAAGGAAAAGCCTACCATCAATCTGCTGAAGAAAGTGTCTGAAAACCTGGTTACGCAGCTCAAG TCGATCACAGAAGACAAGTACGTGGTGACCCAGCACATCCGCGAGGCCAGTATTGTCATCAAGAACACCAAGGAGCCCCCTCTCACCCTCACCATCCACCTGACATCCCCTTTGGTCCGTGAGGATATTGAGAGGGCTGCTTCTGGAG AATCGCTTTCAGTCAACGATCCCCCGGATGTTCTGGACAGGCAGAAATGCCTAACTGCCTTGGCTTCTCTCCGCCACGCTAAGTGGTTCCAG GCCAGAGCTAACGGGCTGCGCTCTTGCGTCATCGTCATTCGGATCTTAAGGGACCTCTGCGCTCGCGTCCCAACATGGGCCCCGCTTCGTGGCTGG CCACTGGAGCTGATCTGTGAGAAAGCCATTGGCACAGGGAACCGGCCCATGGGGGCAGGAGAAGCTCTGCGGAGAGTCTTAGAGTGTCTGGCTTCGGGAATCCTCATGGCAG ATGCTGCTGGAATCTCTGATCCGTGTGAGAAGGAGCCCACAGATGCTATCGGCCACTTGgaccagcagcagagagaagacATCACAGCGAGCGCACAG CATGCCTTAAGGCTGTCTGCTTTCGGACAGCTTCACAAAGTGCTTGGAATGGACCCCCTTCCCTCAAAGATGCCCAAGAAGCCTCGTAGTGAGACTCCTATTGATTACACAG TGCAAATCCCACCCAGTACGGCGTACGCCCCACCAATGAAAAGGCCcattgaggaagaggagggaattGATGACAAGAGTccaaataagaagaagaaaaagcttCAGAAGAAAT CTCCAGAGGAGAAGGCTGAGCCTCCCCAGGCTATGAACGCTCTGATGAGGCTCAATCAGCTGAAGCCAGGTCTCCAGTACAAACTGGTCTCTCAGACCGGCCCAATTCATGTCCCTGTCTTCACTATGGCTGTAGAAGTAGATGGGAAGAGCTTTGAGGCTTCTGGTCCATCCAAACGCACTGCCAAGCTGCACGTAGCTGTAAAG GTCCTCCAGGACATGGGCCTGCCCACAGGAGTGGAACTAAAGACCGCTGAGTCGGTGAAATCAGAGGAGGCGGTTGTAGCTGTCACTGTGGAAGAACTGAAGCCAATCGTAACACCCATAGAAACTACCACTGCTGCCACAGGAGCAGCCAACGCAGACACCACTGATGCTGTAGAG GCTGCTCGCCAACAGGGACCAATCCTGACAAAGCACGGCAAGAACCCCGTAATGGAGCTGAATGAAAAGCGCCGCGGCCTGAAGTACGAGCTCATCTCGGAGACCGGTGGCAGCCACGACAAGCGCTTCGTCATGGAGGTGGAGATTGACGGTCAGAAGTTTCAGGGGACGGGATCCAATAAGAAGGTGGCAAAGGCTTACGCTGCCCTGGCTGCTCTGGAGCGCCTCTTCCCTGAAGGCTCTCTGGCTGATGCTGCTAAAAAGAAGAAAGGACCACCCATG CACTCGCCAGGCTTTGGTATGATGGGAGCGTCCGGACCTGGAGATGCGGCTTCACCCAggggcagagggagaggaggacgaGGTCGTGGAAGAGGCAGGGGCTTCAATAACGGAGGAGGCTACGGCCAAGGag GTGGGTTCGGAACATACGGTTACGGGAACAATGCTAACTCCGGATACA GTGACTTTGTCTCAGACTGCTATGGCTACCACGAGTTTGCGACATAG